From a region of the Sinorhizobium sp. B11 genome:
- a CDS encoding flagellar biosynthesis protein FlhA, whose product MSRRRFRKLTHRLLGRFDEVQTLLDQIEGSASKLRTACDDEAEEEGLTHPAVQPPQWPRHGAPPAVL is encoded by the coding sequence ATGTCCAGACGCAGATTCAGGAAACTCACCCATCGCCTTCTCGGCCGGTTCGACGAGGTTCAAACCCTGCTCGACCAGATCGAGGGCAGCGCGTCGAAGCTGCGGACGGCCTGCGATGACGAGGCCGAAGAGGAGGGCCTCACGCATCCGGCGGTGCAGCCGCCGCAATGGCCGCGGCATGGAGCGCCTCCGGCCGTCTTGTAA
- a CDS encoding alpha/beta hydrolase, which produces MSAGLIEGFQQRRLPGDGLEIDALVGGNGPPLLLLHGWPQTRMCWSRVAPALAAHFTVVIPDLRGYGRSDKPEGSADHETYSKCAMARDQIATMRALGFERFDVGAHDRGARVAYRLAFDHPETVTRLASLDVIPTADMWARMGAKEAVSAWHWSMLAQPDGLAEKLVGGDPEWFVRYILAHQSAPGFIFPEENLADYLACARDPRSVHTWAEDYRAGWTIDRELDEKNRGWKLDMPLLMLWGERGTLKGRDGLEPWRAWAEQVEGEALPCGHFIPEEAPDAVIAHFTRFFGAAR; this is translated from the coding sequence ATGTCCGCAGGTCTCATCGAAGGCTTCCAGCAGCGTCGCCTCCCGGGCGATGGCCTGGAGATCGACGCGCTTGTCGGCGGAAACGGCCCGCCGCTGCTGCTGCTGCACGGCTGGCCACAGACGCGCATGTGCTGGTCGCGTGTCGCGCCTGCCCTTGCCGCGCATTTCACCGTCGTCATTCCCGACCTGCGCGGCTATGGCCGCAGCGACAAGCCCGAAGGCAGCGCCGATCACGAGACCTATTCCAAGTGCGCCATGGCCCGCGACCAGATCGCCACCATGCGCGCACTCGGCTTCGAGCGCTTTGACGTCGGCGCCCATGATCGTGGCGCCCGCGTCGCCTACCGCCTTGCTTTCGATCATCCCGAAACCGTCACGCGCCTTGCAAGCCTCGACGTCATCCCGACGGCCGACATGTGGGCGCGGATGGGCGCGAAGGAGGCCGTTTCGGCCTGGCACTGGTCTATGCTGGCCCAGCCGGACGGACTGGCGGAAAAACTTGTCGGCGGTGACCCGGAATGGTTCGTGCGCTACATTCTCGCGCATCAATCCGCACCCGGCTTCATCTTTCCGGAAGAAAATCTCGCCGACTATCTCGCCTGCGCCCGCGACCCGCGGAGCGTCCATACCTGGGCCGAGGACTATCGCGCCGGCTGGACGATCGACCGCGAGCTCGACGAGAAGAACCGCGGCTGGAAGCTCGACATGCCGCTCCTGATGCTCTGGGGCGAGCGCGGCACGCTGAAAGGCAGGGATGGGCTCGAGCCCTGGCGGGCCTGGGCCGAACAGGTGGAGGGTGAAGCCCTGCCCTGCGGTCATTTCATTCCCGAGGAAGCACCCGATGCCGTCATCGCGCATTTCACCCGGTTCTTCGGCGCGGCGCGCTGA
- the mscL gene encoding large conductance mechanosensitive channel protein MscL gives MSVISEFQSFIAKGNVMDLAVGVIIGGAFGGIVKSLTDDIIMPVVGAVLGGFDFSNYFFPLSSTVNAPTLAAARAQGAVFAYGSFITVVINFLILAWIIFLMVKGVNFLRAQVEHQEKTGETPPAPPPADVQLLTEIRDLLAKKAA, from the coding sequence ATGAGCGTTATCAGTGAGTTCCAGTCATTCATTGCGAAGGGCAACGTCATGGACCTGGCCGTCGGCGTCATCATCGGCGGCGCCTTTGGCGGCATCGTCAAGTCTCTGACCGATGACATCATCATGCCCGTCGTCGGCGCGGTCCTCGGCGGCTTCGATTTCTCGAATTATTTTTTCCCGCTCTCTTCCACGGTCAATGCGCCGACCCTTGCGGCCGCCCGCGCCCAGGGCGCCGTCTTCGCCTATGGCAGCTTCATCACCGTCGTCATCAACTTCCTGATCCTCGCCTGGATCATCTTCCTGATGGTCAAGGGCGTAAACTTCCTGCGCGCGCAGGTGGAGCACCAGGAAAAGACCGGAGAGACCCCGCCCGCCCCGCCGCCGGCCGATGTGCAGCTCCTGACGGAGATCCGCGACCTGCTGGCGAAGAAGGCGGCGTGA
- a CDS encoding SDR family NAD(P)-dependent oxidoreductase: protein MDMQLSGKRALVTGSSSGLGEAMVKMFAAEGAAVVVHGRDRARTEAVAGAIVSAGGRADVAIGDLADDEGAEAVIRQALAGGDIDILVNNAGHYHHLDWHSATPVNWVETYQINVVSAVRMIRGLVPAMVGRSFGRVIQIGGGLASQPIPMQPDYEASLAARHNLAVSLARRLKDTGVTSNVVSPGAILVPAVRDLLEKIAPAHGWGDRWEDIESGCVKDMVPNDIGRLGRPDEIAAAVIYLASHHAGYISGATLRVDGGTIRSAF, encoded by the coding sequence ATGGATATGCAGCTTTCCGGCAAGCGGGCTCTCGTGACCGGCTCGTCTTCGGGGCTCGGCGAGGCGATGGTGAAGATGTTTGCGGCGGAAGGGGCTGCCGTCGTGGTGCACGGCCGCGACCGAGCGCGCACCGAGGCTGTGGCCGGGGCCATCGTTTCGGCCGGCGGCAGGGCGGATGTGGCGATCGGCGACCTCGCCGATGACGAAGGGGCCGAAGCGGTTATCCGCCAGGCGCTTGCCGGCGGCGATATCGATATTCTCGTCAACAATGCCGGCCATTACCACCATCTCGACTGGCATTCGGCAACACCGGTCAATTGGGTGGAGACCTATCAGATCAACGTCGTCTCGGCCGTCAGGATGATCCGGGGATTGGTGCCGGCAATGGTCGGCCGCAGCTTTGGCCGGGTCATCCAGATCGGTGGCGGCCTGGCCTCGCAGCCGATCCCGATGCAGCCGGATTACGAAGCGTCGCTTGCCGCGCGCCACAATCTCGCGGTCTCGCTGGCGCGGCGGCTGAAGGATACGGGCGTGACATCGAATGTCGTGTCGCCCGGCGCGATCCTCGTGCCGGCCGTGCGGGATCTCCTGGAAAAGATCGCGCCCGCGCATGGCTGGGGCGATCGCTGGGAGGACATCGAAAGCGGCTGCGTCAAGGACATGGTGCCAAACGATATCGGCCGTCTCGGCCGTCCCGATGAGATCGCAGCTGCCGTCATCTATCTCGCAAGCCATCATGCCGGCTATATCAGCGGCGCCACGCTGCGCGTCGATGGCGGCACCATCCGCTCGGCTTTCTGA
- a CDS encoding nuclear transport factor 2 family protein yields the protein MTNPVSTEQTDPIGEVRRAKARYCRFIDTKQWDDFAALLLPDVGIRMLDPDGGLIAAFDDRDAFMAVTTAFLQGARSSHHIHNEEIDLISDSEISAIWAMEDIVVNAAPAPGQPARMHGYGHYHETWKRTPQGWRIARLELKRTILEFSTNQETQP from the coding sequence ATGACAAATCCTGTTTCCACTGAACAGACAGATCCGATCGGCGAGGTCAGGCGCGCCAAGGCGCGCTATTGCCGCTTCATCGACACGAAGCAATGGGACGATTTCGCCGCCCTGTTGCTGCCCGATGTCGGCATCCGCATGCTCGACCCCGATGGTGGCCTGATCGCCGCCTTCGACGACAGGGATGCCTTCATGGCGGTGACGACGGCCTTCCTGCAGGGCGCGCGCTCCAGCCATCATATCCACAATGAGGAGATCGACCTGATCTCCGACAGCGAAATATCGGCGATCTGGGCGATGGAAGACATCGTCGTCAACGCCGCCCCCGCCCCCGGCCAGCCGGCGCGCATGCACGGCTACGGTCACTACCACGAGACATGGAAGCGGACGCCGCAGGGCTGGCGCATCGCGCGGCTTGAGCTGAAGCGCACCATCCTCGAATTCAGCACCAACCAGGAAACACAGCCATGA
- a CDS encoding DUF3140 domain-containing protein — MAKHEHEPSDREQVWRKFRKAVNMTPATLEKWLATDESKANGWQEEGGDETIGHHSGRRIGEIRHKKKADLTEADYAHMRKVVGYVHRHLAQGGPQKDKEHSPWRYSLMNWGHDPLVKH; from the coding sequence ATGGCAAAGCATGAGCATGAACCAAGCGACCGCGAGCAGGTGTGGAGGAAATTCCGCAAGGCGGTGAACATGACGCCGGCCACGCTCGAGAAATGGCTGGCGACCGACGAGAGCAAGGCGAACGGCTGGCAGGAGGAAGGCGGCGACGAAACGATCGGCCATCACTCCGGCCGCCGGATCGGCGAGATCAGGCACAAGAAGAAGGCCGACCTGACCGAGGCCGACTATGCCCACATGCGCAAAGTCGTCGGCTACGTGCATCGCCATCTCGCCCAGGGCGGGCCGCAAAAGGACAAGGAGCATTCCCCCTGGCGCTACTCGCTGATGAACTGGGGCCATGACCCCCTGGTCAAACACTGA
- a CDS encoding carbohydrate porin, producing MKKLPGAVLALAIAAHGAGARADDAAPPSYADTTLTGDWHGYRNWLRDQGVTFTMSQTSDVLGNVSGGLKRGTAYDGVFQLQGDFDMDRLVGWTGGAIHISGYAIQGQGLSGKDIGNLLTVTSVEADPGFRLGEFYLSQSLMDDKVTVKLGQILADQNFAISNTASLFVNSTFGWPGIFAADLPGGGPAYPFAVPGAQIIVKPDDAWTLQAAVFNGSPTGSDPDGNANGLGFPLGDGVLAIAEAGYAYMPAKGGTGLPGTYKIGAWYNSEEFDSLTTASNGVSLADPLSSGSPRRLSGNFAVYAVVDQTLWQEPGSSDNGLNGFFRIAVAPQQERNSMNWYFDMGLAYKGLLPGRDDDTAGISFAYASMSSGMSDQVKAENAFNGTSQPVPSSEAVIEATYQAAVTPWMTAQPFFQYVIRPGGNAADPDKPNSRIQNAAIFGLRAVASF from the coding sequence ATGAAGAAGCTACCCGGCGCCGTTCTTGCACTTGCGATCGCCGCCCATGGCGCCGGGGCACGCGCAGACGATGCGGCACCGCCCTCCTACGCGGATACGACACTGACCGGCGACTGGCACGGCTACCGCAACTGGCTGCGCGACCAGGGCGTCACCTTCACGATGTCCCAGACCAGTGACGTGCTCGGCAATGTCTCCGGCGGCCTGAAACGCGGGACGGCCTATGACGGTGTCTTCCAGCTTCAGGGCGATTTCGACATGGACCGGCTGGTCGGCTGGACCGGCGGCGCCATCCATATTTCCGGCTATGCGATCCAGGGCCAGGGCCTGTCCGGCAAGGATATCGGCAATCTCCTGACGGTCACCTCGGTGGAAGCCGATCCCGGCTTCAGGCTTGGGGAATTCTATCTCTCGCAGAGCCTCATGGACGACAAGGTGACGGTCAAGCTCGGGCAGATCCTTGCGGACCAGAATTTCGCGATCAGCAATACGGCGAGCCTTTTCGTCAACTCCACCTTCGGATGGCCGGGCATCTTTGCCGCCGATCTTCCCGGAGGCGGACCGGCCTATCCCTTCGCCGTTCCCGGCGCGCAGATCATCGTCAAGCCTGACGATGCCTGGACGCTGCAGGCCGCCGTCTTCAATGGCAGCCCGACCGGGTCCGACCCAGACGGCAATGCCAATGGACTGGGATTTCCGCTGGGCGATGGCGTCCTGGCGATCGCCGAGGCAGGTTATGCCTATATGCCCGCAAAGGGCGGGACCGGCCTGCCCGGCACCTACAAGATCGGCGCCTGGTACAATTCCGAAGAGTTCGACAGCCTGACCACGGCATCGAACGGCGTTTCGCTCGCCGATCCGCTCTCGAGCGGCAGCCCGCGCCGGCTCTCGGGCAATTTCGCGGTCTATGCCGTCGTCGACCAGACGCTCTGGCAGGAGCCGGGTAGTTCGGACAACGGGCTCAACGGATTTTTCCGGATTGCCGTGGCGCCGCAGCAGGAGCGCAACAGCATGAACTGGTATTTCGATATGGGCCTTGCCTATAAGGGGCTTCTGCCGGGCCGCGACGACGATACCGCCGGGATCAGCTTTGCCTATGCCAGCATGAGCTCGGGCATGTCCGATCAGGTAAAGGCCGAAAATGCCTTCAACGGGACATCTCAGCCGGTGCCGAGTTCCGAAGCCGTCATCGAAGCTACCTATCAGGCGGCCGTCACGCCATGGATGACGGCGCAGCCATTCTTCCAATATGTCATCCGTCCCGGCGGCAATGCAGCCGATCCCGACAAGCCGAATTCACGGATCCAGAACGCGGCGATTTTCGGCCTCAGGGCCGTCGCGTCTTTCTGA
- a CDS encoding AraC family transcriptional regulator has product MDPLTEILGDFSIRQATFTRLEASAPWAWASSGEPVVKFVLVVRGSGILTTDSHPEPIALRSGDVFIMLDEEPYRMYDHEDSLPMPCVEVERLRVGNRIEVGGGGAVTTFVSGMFQMDRLEARPLTKVLPPLLHLKLDQNRSLAFQSVLELLAAETEAPGLGSDAVIARLFELLFVHAVRAYSAMPGGPTRSWLAAIGDANLERAIHAMHGEPEKDWTVETLARLSGMSRSAFAARFKAVVGQSPLDYLTGWRIYRASRLIQDQQLPLAEIARAVGYESIAAFNRVFKRETGATPGAFRRDGGLPAASHMAERSPPNFL; this is encoded by the coding sequence ATGGATCCGCTGACGGAAATTCTGGGGGATTTCAGCATCCGCCAGGCAACCTTCACCCGGCTGGAGGCGAGCGCGCCCTGGGCCTGGGCCTCGTCGGGAGAGCCGGTGGTGAAGTTCGTGCTCGTCGTGCGCGGCTCCGGCATCCTGACGACGGACAGCCATCCGGAGCCGATCGCACTGCGCAGCGGCGATGTCTTCATCATGCTGGATGAGGAGCCCTACCGCATGTACGACCATGAGGATTCCCTGCCGATGCCCTGCGTCGAGGTGGAGAGGCTCCGGGTCGGAAACCGGATCGAGGTCGGCGGCGGCGGGGCCGTCACCACCTTCGTCAGCGGCATGTTCCAGATGGACAGGCTGGAGGCGCGCCCGCTCACGAAAGTCCTGCCGCCGCTTCTGCACCTGAAGCTCGACCAGAACCGCAGCCTGGCCTTCCAGTCGGTGCTGGAGCTTCTGGCGGCCGAGACGGAAGCGCCGGGCCTCGGCTCGGATGCCGTCATCGCCCGGCTGTTCGAGCTGCTCTTCGTCCATGCGGTGCGCGCCTATTCGGCCATGCCTGGCGGGCCGACGCGGAGCTGGCTTGCGGCCATCGGTGACGCCAATCTGGAGCGGGCGATCCACGCCATGCACGGCGAGCCGGAAAAGGACTGGACGGTGGAAACACTCGCCCGCCTCTCTGGCATGTCGCGCTCGGCCTTTGCCGCGCGGTTCAAGGCAGTGGTCGGCCAGAGCCCGCTCGATTATCTCACGGGATGGCGGATCTATCGCGCAAGCCGCCTCATCCAGGATCAGCAGCTGCCGCTTGCCGAAATCGCCCGCGCCGTCGGCTATGAATCGATCGCCGCCTTCAACCGCGTCTTCAAGCGGGAAACGGGGGCGACGCCGGGGGCCTTCCGCCGCGACGGCGGATTGCCGGCGGCAAGCCACATGGCAGAGCGGAGCCCGCCGAACTTTCTTTGA
- a CDS encoding potassium channel family protein, with protein sequence MDHLFDDDTHHKSLRAGLRRIERGDGRKAMLLQFIFTVIDIAILAFFVLGPYFRAAPTYLVIDYVIAVWIAAEIAARAVAAPSLRSWILRPMTWIDFIVLATLLFPDALFNFAFLRVMRLWAIGRSPLLKEALRRMSCGYALDVVRAVINFLVFLFLVTGFVYTSFFYNQPGGEGFVDALYFTVATVTTTGFGDITLPGTLGKLTSVVTMIVGISLFVRLAQAVVRPHKVTFACPRCGLQRHDADAVHCKACGEILNIPDEGT encoded by the coding sequence ATGGATCATCTTTTCGACGACGACACGCATCACAAGAGCCTGCGCGCGGGATTGCGCCGCATCGAGCGGGGCGACGGCCGCAAGGCCATGCTGCTGCAATTCATCTTTACCGTCATAGACATCGCCATCCTCGCCTTCTTCGTGCTCGGACCCTATTTCCGCGCCGCCCCCACCTATCTCGTCATCGATTACGTCATCGCCGTCTGGATCGCCGCCGAGATCGCGGCGCGCGCCGTTGCGGCCCCCTCGCTGCGCAGCTGGATCCTGCGGCCGATGACCTGGATCGATTTCATCGTTCTGGCGACGCTGCTCTTTCCCGATGCGCTCTTCAACTTCGCCTTCCTGCGCGTCATGCGGCTCTGGGCGATCGGGCGAAGTCCGCTCCTGAAGGAGGCGCTGCGCCGGATGAGCTGTGGCTATGCGCTCGATGTCGTGCGCGCGGTGATCAATTTCCTGGTCTTCCTCTTCCTCGTCACCGGCTTCGTCTACACCTCCTTCTTCTACAACCAGCCGGGCGGCGAAGGCTTCGTCGACGCGCTCTATTTCACCGTCGCGACCGTGACCACGACGGGCTTCGGCGACATCACCCTGCCCGGAACGCTCGGCAAGCTGACCTCCGTCGTGACGATGATCGTCGGCATCTCGCTCTTCGTGCGGCTGGCCCAGGCGGTGGTGCGCCCGCACAAGGTCACCTTCGCCTGCCCGCGCTGCGGCCTGCAGCGCCACGATGCCGATGCCGTCCATTGCAAGGCCTGCGGCGAGATCCTCAACATTCCCGACGAGGGCACGTAA
- a CDS encoding LysR family transcriptional regulator, with protein sequence MKEASWDDLQLFFHVATSGGLTGAAARTGLSAPTIGRRMLALERATGRTLFRRGPTGYLLASDGEMLFERVLVMQEAAEAISDWRADVLTLPIVSTGADAWTLRFIADHLSEVWSPKDEFRMCYKALDTGQDLTYREAHLALMHGRPERGNFATRRSLSVAHAAYQAATFSAGNHNWISLGTEIATTPADKWTFEQPDHWITSWTNTPLMLPHLIRGGAGRGLLPCFMGDADPGLVRAGPVIDSLTYDIWITVHEDERQRPEVRTVIDRLSALFAAHAGLFAGQCGRP encoded by the coding sequence GTGAAAGAGGCAAGCTGGGATGACCTGCAGCTCTTCTTCCATGTCGCGACATCGGGCGGCCTGACGGGTGCGGCCGCGCGCACGGGCCTCAGCGCCCCGACGATCGGGCGGCGCATGCTGGCGCTGGAGCGGGCGACCGGACGCACGCTCTTCCGGCGCGGCCCGACCGGCTATCTGCTGGCCAGCGATGGCGAGATGCTGTTCGAGCGCGTTCTCGTCATGCAGGAAGCGGCCGAGGCGATATCGGACTGGCGCGCCGACGTGCTGACCCTGCCGATCGTTTCGACCGGTGCCGATGCCTGGACGCTGCGCTTCATCGCCGATCATCTATCCGAAGTCTGGAGCCCGAAAGACGAATTCCGCATGTGCTACAAGGCGCTCGACACCGGCCAGGACCTGACCTATCGCGAGGCCCATCTCGCCCTGATGCACGGCAGGCCGGAGCGCGGCAATTTCGCCACGCGCCGCTCCCTCTCCGTCGCCCACGCAGCCTATCAGGCCGCCACCTTCAGCGCCGGCAATCACAACTGGATTTCACTGGGAACCGAGATTGCGACAACACCCGCCGACAAATGGACCTTCGAGCAGCCCGACCACTGGATCACCAGCTGGACGAACACGCCGTTGATGCTGCCCCACCTCATCCGCGGCGGCGCCGGCCGCGGCCTGCTGCCCTGTTTCATGGGCGACGCCGACCCCGGTCTCGTCCGCGCCGGGCCTGTGATCGACAGCCTGACCTATGACATCTGGATCACCGTGCACGAGGATGAGCGCCAGCGGCCCGAAGTGCGAACCGTCATCGACAGGCTGAGTGCGCTGTTTGCCGCGCATGCGGGTCTGTTTGCCGGCCAATGCGGGCGCCCTTGA
- a CDS encoding chloride channel protein: MPLPYRNSRLLRRSRVIWGSFSLWRPRLVFWCGALAIGLVSVGFARLADLAQRAFAGLTASGEWSFLLPLIVSPLGFMLSAFLAIRLFPNSQGSGIPQAIAARHLREEEDRSRLLSLRIAAGKIALTVLGLFCGASIGREGPTVQVGASIMLAVARFGGMAQARGLILAGSAAGIAAAFNTPLAGIVFAIEEMSRTYESRANGVVLTAVILSGLAALGLAGSYNYFGEASVSPAGLSDWGLVLACGIGGGALGAGFSGLALHFGQRIRRWAQPQPLPRMVALAGLCGLAVAGIGIAFGGTTFGTGYEQARSAVEGHPLPLLFFAGKLVASFLSMLSGIPGGIFAPSLAVGAGFGSTVGLALGTSIALAAILGMTGYFSGVVQAPMTAFVIILEMTGDHQAVIPIMSVAMLGYLTSRLLSREPLYHGLSRVFIAAAVRARRAVEREEAAA, encoded by the coding sequence ATGCCGCTTCCCTATCGCAATTCCCGGCTGCTTCGCCGTTCCCGCGTCATCTGGGGATCCTTCTCGCTCTGGCGGCCACGGCTGGTTTTCTGGTGCGGGGCGCTGGCGATCGGCCTTGTCAGCGTCGGTTTTGCCAGGCTTGCCGATCTCGCGCAAAGGGCCTTTGCCGGCCTGACGGCATCGGGCGAATGGTCGTTCCTGCTGCCGCTCATTGTCAGCCCGCTCGGCTTCATGCTCTCGGCCTTCCTTGCCATCAGACTGTTTCCCAATTCGCAGGGCAGCGGCATTCCCCAGGCGATTGCCGCCCGTCACCTGCGCGAGGAGGAAGACCGCTCGCGGCTGCTTTCGCTGAGGATCGCCGCCGGCAAGATCGCACTTACCGTTCTCGGCCTTTTCTGCGGCGCCTCGATCGGCCGCGAAGGACCGACGGTGCAGGTCGGCGCGTCGATCATGCTGGCGGTGGCGCGTTTCGGCGGCATGGCGCAGGCCCGCGGCCTGATCCTGGCCGGCTCGGCTGCCGGCATCGCCGCCGCCTTCAACACGCCGCTTGCCGGCATCGTCTTCGCCATCGAGGAGATGAGCCGCACCTATGAATCGCGCGCCAATGGCGTCGTTCTGACCGCCGTCATCCTCTCCGGTCTCGCAGCGCTCGGGCTTGCCGGCAGCTACAACTATTTCGGCGAGGCCTCCGTTTCGCCGGCTGGCCTCAGCGACTGGGGCCTCGTGCTCGCCTGCGGCATCGGCGGCGGCGCGCTCGGCGCCGGCTTCAGCGGACTTGCCCTGCATTTCGGCCAGCGCATCCGCCGCTGGGCGCAGCCGCAGCCCCTGCCGCGCATGGTGGCGCTTGCCGGCCTCTGCGGCCTGGCGGTCGCCGGCATCGGCATCGCCTTCGGCGGCACGACCTTCGGCACCGGCTACGAACAGGCGCGAAGCGCCGTCGAAGGCCACCCGCTGCCGCTCCTCTTCTTCGCCGGCAAGCTGGTGGCGAGCTTCCTGTCCATGCTCTCGGGCATTCCGGGCGGCATCTTCGCCCCTTCGCTCGCCGTCGGCGCCGGCTTCGGCAGCACGGTCGGTCTGGCTCTCGGCACCAGCATCGCGCTGGCAGCCATCCTCGGCATGACCGGCTATTTCTCCGGCGTCGTGCAGGCGCCGATGACGGCCTTCGTGATCATCCTGGAAATGACCGGCGACCACCAGGCCGTCATCCCCATCATGTCCGTCGCCATGCTCGGCTACCTCACCTCCCGCCTGCTCTCGCGCGAGCCGCTCTATCACGGCCTCTCCCGCGTCTTCATCGCCGCGGCGGTGCGGGCACGGCGGGCAGTCGAACGGGAAGAGGCCGCGGCCTGA
- a CDS encoding LysR family transcriptional regulator — MPIFRTVEGGGFTEIRAAIAVAEHLSFRAAADALSMSPTALSSNVRALEDRLGIRLFNRTTRSVSLTSAGEEFIASVAPSLAAIEQAMQAAGSHGTRPSGTLRINSSVTGAHEILTPLIQAYMARHPAVQVELSSESRLVDVMLEGCDAGIRLAESVPAEMVAVPLPFGLDFCVVGAPGYFADHPAPRTPLDLAAHSCIRSRASGGGIYRWEFEQNGETLEIDVPGALTLDDQSLMLKAAIAGIGLAYISRAIAAEAIATGRLVTVLEDWVTGSSPLCLYYPRNRNTSAALRALIDLIRADSGSRG; from the coding sequence GTGCCGATATTCCGCACAGTAGAGGGCGGTGGCTTCACCGAAATCAGGGCGGCGATCGCAGTTGCCGAGCATCTGAGCTTCCGCGCCGCCGCCGATGCGCTGTCGATGTCGCCGACGGCGCTGAGCAGCAATGTGCGCGCGCTGGAGGACCGGCTCGGCATCCGCCTCTTCAACCGCACGACCCGCAGCGTCTCGCTGACCTCCGCCGGCGAGGAGTTCATCGCCAGCGTAGCCCCTTCGCTGGCCGCCATCGAACAGGCCATGCAGGCTGCCGGCAGCCATGGCACGCGTCCCTCCGGCACATTGCGCATCAACAGCTCGGTCACCGGCGCCCATGAAATCCTGACACCGCTGATACAGGCCTACATGGCGCGCCACCCGGCCGTACAGGTGGAGCTGTCGAGCGAAAGCCGGCTGGTAGATGTGATGCTGGAAGGCTGCGACGCCGGCATCAGGCTCGCCGAATCCGTGCCGGCCGAAATGGTGGCCGTGCCCCTGCCCTTCGGTCTCGATTTCTGCGTGGTGGGCGCGCCCGGCTACTTCGCCGATCACCCGGCGCCGCGCACGCCGCTCGATCTTGCCGCACACAGCTGCATCCGCTCGCGGGCATCGGGCGGGGGCATCTACCGCTGGGAATTCGAACAGAATGGCGAAACGCTGGAGATCGATGTGCCGGGCGCGCTGACGCTCGACGACCAGTCGCTGATGCTGAAGGCCGCCATCGCCGGCATCGGGCTTGCGTATATTTCCCGGGCGATCGCCGCCGAGGCGATCGCCACCGGCAGGCTTGTGACGGTGCTGGAAGACTGGGTGACGGGCTCCTCACCCCTTTGCCTCTACTACCCGCGCAACCGCAATACTTCCGCGGCACTTCGGGCGCTGATCGATCTGATCCGCGCAGACAGCGGCAGCCGCGGCTGA
- a CDS encoding Gfo/Idh/MocA family oxidoreductase — protein sequence MSKTPIRVGIIGVHPDKGWATIAHIPALAQLPEFRLTAISHNRPEVAKAAAEKYGIPHALGSADELIGHPEVDLVVISVKVTHHRELVEKAVAAGKAVFSEWPLGMNLADATAMRDLARDKGVATSIGLQTRAVPAFAYIKDLIAEGYLDEVLSATMVGSGITFGESMSETFAYTLDPSKGVGMQNVVFAHSIDGLTDMLASRFETVTGNLATRRKTTRIEETGEILPMTVPDQLVVSGTLENGVVVAAHFRGGLSRGTNFRIEINGTRGDLILTSPVGYVGIGGFTLMGATGDETLHELEIPARYGAYRFAEGPSQSVATAYLRLAADITDGTHTSPDFDDAVALHRLIDAIETSGGKPRKL from the coding sequence ATGAGCAAGACACCGATCCGCGTCGGCATTATCGGCGTTCACCCAGACAAGGGCTGGGCGACCATCGCCCATATTCCGGCACTCGCGCAGCTGCCCGAATTCCGCCTGACCGCAATCAGCCACAACAGGCCTGAGGTCGCCAAGGCCGCCGCCGAGAAATACGGCATTCCCCATGCGCTCGGCTCCGCCGATGAACTGATCGGCCATCCCGAGGTCGATCTCGTCGTCATCAGCGTGAAGGTGACGCATCACCGCGAACTGGTGGAAAAGGCCGTTGCCGCCGGCAAGGCGGTGTTCTCCGAATGGCCGCTCGGCATGAACCTTGCCGATGCCACCGCCATGCGCGATCTCGCCCGCGACAAAGGTGTCGCCACCAGCATCGGCCTGCAGACGCGCGCCGTCCCGGCCTTTGCCTATATCAAGGATCTCATCGCCGAAGGTTATCTCGACGAAGTGCTCTCGGCCACCATGGTCGGCTCCGGCATCACCTTCGGCGAAAGCATGAGCGAGACCTTCGCCTATACGCTCGATCCATCCAAGGGCGTCGGCATGCAGAATGTCGTCTTCGCCCATTCGATCGACGGGCTGACCGATATGCTCGCAAGCCGCTTCGAAACGGTGACCGGCAATCTCGCCACGCGGCGCAAGACCACCCGCATCGAGGAAACCGGCGAGATCCTGCCGATGACCGTTCCCGATCAGCTCGTTGTCAGCGGCACGCTGGAAAACGGTGTCGTCGTCGCCGCGCATTTCCGCGGCGGCCTGTCGCGCGGCACGAATTTCCGCATCGAGATCAACGGCACCAGGGGCGACCTGATCCTGACGAGCCCGGTCGGTTATGTCGGCATCGGCGGCTTCACGCTGATGGGTGCGACCGGCGACGAGACCCTGCACGAGCTGGAGATCCCTGCCCGCTACGGCGCCTACCGCTTCGCCGAAGGACCGTCGCAGAGTGTGGCGACCGCCTATCTCAGGCTCGCCGCCGATATCACCGACGGCACGCATACCAGCCCCGATTTCGACGACGCCGTGGCGCTGCACCGGCTGATCGATGCGATCGAGACCAGCGGCGGCAAGCCGCGCAAGCTTTGA